Genomic DNA from Candidatus Cloacimonadota bacterium:
ATAGATGCAACAAAAATGCAAAAAGATAATGATAAACTGCTCCCCCTTCCTCATCAACAAGAGTATCATGCAACACAAAATTTTATACAAGCAACTGATGAATTTACTCCTCAACAAAGAGCAGAACACATCGTAAAAGCTGTGAATATTTGCAAACGAAATGGACTGGAGGGAGCAGGAATTTATTCAAACTCAACATCAGAAGTTGCGATAGCAAACTGCAAAGGATTGTTTGGTTACGATATTTCAACGAATGCGGAATTCAGCATAACAGCAATGAAAGGTGCGGCATCCGGATGGCATGAAACAATTACCAAAGATGTTCATGACATCGATGTGGAAAAAGCTGCTGCAATAGCGGTTGAGAAAGCTCTAAAAAGTGAATATCCCGATGCTATAAAACCAGGTAAATATACAGTTATTATGGAACCGGCAGCAGTTGCCGAGTTTGCACTATTCCTTCTTTGGAGGGGATTTAATGGCATGGATTATCTTGAAGGTACAACATTTCTGAAAGACGGATTGAATAAAAAGATTTTCTCAGATAAACTGAATATTTATGAGGATCCCTATTACCCCCCAATCGGATCTCAACCTTTTGACTTTGAAGGTATGCCCGTTAAACCAATGACACTCGTGGAAAAAGGTGTTCCAAGAAGTTTTGCAACAAATAGATGGATCGC
This window encodes:
- a CDS encoding TldD/PmbA family protein, which gives rise to MNNNGNAEMRELAQKICSLSKDVETEVLIFKNKNALTRYAENYIHQNVSDTSYYIRVRTIMGNKTATATTNKLDDESLEYTLQSAIDATKMQKDNDKLLPLPHQQEYHATQNFIQATDEFTPQQRAEHIVKAVNICKRNGLEGAGIYSNSTSEVAIANCKGLFGYDISTNAEFSITAMKGAASGWHETITKDVHDIDVEKAAAIAVEKALKSEYPDAIKPGKYTVIMEPAAVAEFALFLLWRGFNGMDYLEGTTFLKDGLNKKIFSDKLNIYEDPYYPPIGSQPFDFEGMPVKPMTLVEKGVPRSFATNRWIANETGAENNGHAIPLPGQGAYPFSMRFDTGKSSVEKMIKNTQHGVLVTHFHYSNIIDPISLLVTGMTRDGFFLIENGKITKPLKNMRFTDSVL